A genome region from Camelina sativa cultivar DH55 chromosome 10, Cs, whole genome shotgun sequence includes the following:
- the LOC104717292 gene encoding uncharacterized protein LOC104717292 isoform X1, with product MATITPSSISNAWLIPGAAFSVKKKNDCSIKCSFSGKAGKQILSSTQRLVLPLSTSLRLFPTHGRQFVLHPHRRATGTDVVAAVEEQDSTTPVVAADEKKTVASEKSDAPATTSQPRGAARPGRKSEMPAVKNEELVPGATFTGKVRAIQPFGAFVDFGAFTDGLVHVSQLSDTFVKDVASVVTIGQEVKVRLVEADIETKRISLSMRENDDPPKRQSGGGDKPRSGGKRDGSKGGQRKGDGFNSKFAKGQMLDGVVKNLTRSGAFITIGEGEEGFLPTAEEADDGIGSMMMGGSSLEAGQEVKVRVLRIARGRVTLTMKEENDGKFDETTTQGVVHTATNPFMLAFRKNEEIAAFLDKREEEAEKQPAEKPVEPEAEASVTTGEVEESSSASAEVTSEEVPSSETPKVEEEEVIATKAEDELPEKEEQTETLAAAAVAEEVVPPIPETKSEEEIVENSIPPNSATDEVSSSETVESEEVEKEALVAAAPVAEGETPASFFPEASSEESGTTATAEAETPASFFPEASSEESGTTATADESIKGISPALVKQLREETGAGMMDCKNALSESEGDMVKAQEYLRKKGLASADKKASRATAEGRIGAYIHDSRIGVLLEVNCETDFVSRGDIFKELVDDLAMQVAACPQVEYLVTEDVSEDIVKKEKEIEMQKEDLLSKPEQIREKIVDGRIKKRLDALALLEQPYIKDDKVIVKDLVKQRIATIGENIKVKRFVRYTLGEGLEKKSQDFAAEVAAQTAAKPKAKEEKEQPKAEEVKEASPAATVVSAALVKQLREETGAGMMDCKKALAETGGDLEKAQEFLRKKGLSSADKKSSRLAAEGRIGSYIHDSRIGVLIEVNCETDFVGRSEKFKELVDDLAMQAVANPQVQYVSIEDIPEEIKQKEKAIEMQREDLLSKPENIREKIVEGRISKRLGEMALLEQPFIKDDSVLVKDLVKQTVATLGENIKVRRFVKFTLGEDN from the exons ATGGCTACGATTACGCCTTCTTCTATCAGCAATGCCTGGCTCATTCCGGGAGCTGCTTTTagtgtaaagaagaagaatgattgTTCCATCAAATGTAGTTTTTCGGGTAAAGCTGGGAAACAGATTCTATCATCAACGCAGAGACTAGTCTTGCCTCTTTCGACTTCTCTTAGATTGTTTCCAACTCATGGAAGGCAGTTTGTGTTGCATCCTCATCGTAGAGCCACGGGAACTGATGTTGTTGCGGCAGTAGAGGAACAAGATTCTACTACTCCTGTTGTTGCGGCGGACGAGAAAAAAACCGTGGCTAGTGAGAAGTCAGATGCTCCTGCTACGACATCTCAGCCAAGGGGAGCTGCTAGGCCCGGGAGGAAGAGCGAAATGCCGGCTGTTAAGAACGAGGAGCTTGTTCCTGGTGCTACTTTCACTGGGAAAGTACGAGCGATTCAGCCCTTTGGtgcttttgttgattttggtgCTTTCACTGATGGATTAGTCCATGTGTCTCAGTTGAGTGACACCTTTGTTAAGGATGTTGCGAGTGTTGTCACTATTGGGCAAGAGGTGAAAGTTAGGCTAGTGGAAGCTGACATTGAGACAAAACGTATTTCTCTTAGTATGCGTGAGAATGACGATCCTCCCAAACGCCAGTCAGGTGGTGGTGATAAGCCGAGATCAGGAGGGAAAAGGGATGGTTCAAAAGGAGGACAGAGGAAGGGAGATGGCTTTAACTCAAAGTTTGCGAAAGGGCAGATGTTGGATGGAGTGGTGAAGAATTTAACGAGGTCAGGAGCGTTTATAACTATaggagaaggtgaagaagggTTTTTACCAACAGCTGAGGAAGCAGATGATGGAATTGGAAGCATGATGATGGGTGGTTCTTCGTTGGAAGCTGGACAAGAGGTTAAGGTTCGTGTGTTACGGATAGCAAGAGGACGTGTTACTCTAACGATGAAAGAGGAAAATGATGGTAAGTTTGACGAAACAACCACTCAAGGGGTTGTGCATACAGCCACAAATCCATTTATGCTTGCTTTCCGTAAGAACGAAGAGATTGCTGCGTTTCTTGACAAGAGGGAGGAAGAGGCTGAGAAGCAACCTGCTGAGAAACCAGTAGAACCTGAAGCTGAAGCCTCTGTCACCACAGGTGAAGTCGAGGAATCTTCATCTGCCTCAGCTGAGGTAACAAGTGAAGAGGTTCCCTCATCAGAAACTCCcaaggtagaagaagaagaagtgatagCGACCAAAGCTGAAGATGAGTTGCCAGAAAAAGAAGAGCAAACGGAAACACTTGCTGCAGCAGCTGTAGCTGAGGAGGTGGTTCCACCAATTCCAGAAACCAAAA GTGAAGAGGAAATTGTTGAGAACTCTATTCCTCCGAATTCAGCCACTGATGAAGTTTCATCTTCAGAAACTGTAGAAAGTGAAGAGGTTGAGAAGGAGGCTTTGGTGGCTGCAGCACCTGTTGCTGAAGGGGAGACTCCTGCCTCTTTTTTCCCAGAAGCTTCTTCCGAGGAAAGTGGCACCACCGCTACTGCTGAAGCGGAGACTCCTGCCTCTTTTTTCCCAGAAGCTTCTTCCGAGGAAAGTGGCACCACCGCTACTGCAGATGAAAGCATCAAAG GCATATCACCAGCTCTAGTGAAGCAGCTCAGAGAAGAAACAGGGGCAGGAATGATGGACTGCAAGAATGCTCTCTCAGAGAGTGAAGGCGATATGGTCAAAGCTCAGGAGTACCTCCGCAAGAAGGGACTAGCAAGCGCAGACAAGAAAGCAAGCAGAGCCACAGCAGAGGGAAGGATCGGTGCTTATATCCACGACAGCAGAATCGGTGTCCTCTTGGAGGTTAATTGTGAAACTGATTTTGTCTCGCGTGGCGACATCTTCAAGGAACTTGTTGATGATCTGGCAATGCAG GTGGCTGCGTGCCCTCAAGTAGAGTACCTTGTAACCGAAGACGTTTCCGAAGATAttgtgaagaaggaaaaagagatAGAGATGCAAAAGGAAGATCTTTTGTCGAAACCAGAGcagataagagagaagatagTTGACGGTCGGATAAAGAAGAGGCTAGATGCACTTGCATTGCTTGAGCAACCATACATTAAAGACGATAAGGTGATTGTGAAGGATCTTGTAAAGCAGAGGATTGCAACCATTGGAGAAAACATCAAG GTGAAGAGATTCGTGAGGTACACTCTCGGAGAAGGCCTTGAGAAAAAAAGCCAGGACTTTGCTGCTGAGGTTGCTGCCCAAACTGCAGCTAAACCGAAAgctaaagaagagaaagaacagcCAAAAGCTGAAGAGGTCAAGGAAGCAAG TCCAGCAGCTACAGTGGTTTCAGCTGCTCTTGTGAAGCAACTGCGTGAAGAGACAGGAGCCGGAATGATGGACTGCAAGAAGGCATTGGCGGAGACAGGAGGAGATCTTGAGAAAGCACAAGAATTCCTCAGAAAGAAGGGTCTCTCATCAGCAGATAAAAAATCAAGCCGGCTTGCAGCAGAAGGGAGAATCGGCTCATACATCCACGACTCTCGGATTGGAGTTCTGATTGAAGTGAACTGTGAGACAGATTTTGTCGGAAGAAGCGAGAAATTCAAGGAATTGGTTGATGATCTTGCAATGCAAGCAGTGGCTAATCCACAG GTGCAATATGTTTCGATAGAGGACATTCCAGAGGAGATAAAGCAGAAAGAAAAAGCGATTGAGATGCAAAGAGAGGATCTTTTGTCGAAACCAGAGAACATAAGGGAGAAGATTGTTGAAGGGAGGATCTCAAAGAGGCTTGGAGAAATGGCATTGCTTGAGCAGCCTTTCATTAAAGACGACAGTGTTCTGGTTAAGGATCTGGTGAAGCAAACGGTGGCTACCCTTGGAGAAAACATCAAAGTCAGAAGGTTTGTGAAATTTACTCTTGGAGAAGATAACTGA
- the LOC104717292 gene encoding uncharacterized protein LOC104717292 isoform X2: MATITPSSISNAWLIPGAAFSVKKKNDCSIKCSFSGKAGKQILSSTQRLVLPLSTSLRLFPTHGRQFVLHPHRRATGTDVVAAVEEQDSTTPVVAADEKKTVASEKSDAPATTSQPRGAARPGRKSEMPAVKNEELVPGATFTGKVRAIQPFGAFVDFGAFTDGLVHVSQLSDTFVKDVASVVTIGQEVKVRLVEADIETKRISLSMRENDDPPKRQSGGGDKPRSGGKRDGSKGGQRKGDGFNSKFAKGQMLDGVVKNLTRSGAFITIGEGEEGFLPTAEEADDGIGSMMMGGSSLEAGQEVKVRVLRIARGRVTLTMKEENDGKFDETTTQGVVHTATNPFMLAFRKNEEIAAFLDKREEEAEKQPAEKPVEPEAEASVTTGEVEESSSASAEVTSEEVPSSETPKVEEEEVIATKAEDELPEKEEQTETLAAAAVAEEVVPPIPETKSEEEIVENSIPPNSATDEVSSSETVESEEVEKEALVAAAPVAEGETPASFFPEASSEESGTTATAEAETPASFFPEASSEESGTTATADESIKGISPALVKQLREETGAGMMDCKNALSESEGDMVKAQEYLRKKGLASADKKASRATAEGRIGAYIHDSRIGVLLEVNCETDFVSRGDIFKELVDDLAMQVAACPQVEYLVTEDVSEDIVKKEKEIEMQKEDLLSKPEQIREKIVDGRIKKRLDALALLEQPYIKDDKVIVKDLVKQRIATIGENIKVKRFVRYTLGEGLEKKSQDFAAEVAAQTAAKPKAKEEKEQPKAEEVKEASPAATVVSAALVKQLREETGAGMMDCKKALAETGGDLEKAQEFLRKKGLSSADKKSSRLAAEGRIGSYIHDSRIGVLIEVNCETDFVGRSEKFKELVDDLAMQAVANPQVQYVSIEDIPEEIKQKEKAIEMQREDLLSKPENIREKIVEGRISKRLGEMALLEQPFIKDDSVLVKDLVKQTVATLGENIKVRRFVKFTLGEDN; the protein is encoded by the exons ATGGCTACGATTACGCCTTCTTCTATCAGCAATGCCTGGCTCATTCCGGGAGCTGCTTTTagtgtaaagaagaagaatgattgTTCCATCAAATGTAGTTTTTCGGGTAAAGCTGGGAAACAGATTCTATCATCAACGCAGAGACTAGTCTTGCCTCTTTCGACTTCTCTTAGATTGTTTCCAACTCATGGAAGGCAGTTTGTGTTGCATCCTCATCGTAGAGCCACGGGAACTGATGTTGTTGCGGCAGTAGAGGAACAAGATTCTACTACTCCTGTTGTTGCGGCGGACGAGAAAAAAACCGTGGCTAGTGAGAAGTCAGATGCTCCTGCTACGACATCTCAGCCAAGGGGAGCTGCTAGGCCCGGGAGGAAGAGCGAAATGCCGGCTGTTAAGAACGAGGAGCTTGTTCCTGGTGCTACTTTCACTGGGAAAGTACGAGCGATTCAGCCCTTTGGtgcttttgttgattttggtgCTTTCACTGATGGATTAGTCCATGTGTCTCAGTTGAGTGACACCTTTGTTAAGGATGTTGCGAGTGTTGTCACTATTGGGCAAGAGGTGAAAGTTAGGCTAGTGGAAGCTGACATTGAGACAAAACGTATTTCTCTTAGTATGCGTGAGAATGACGATCCTCCCAAACGCCAGTCAGGTGGTGGTGATAAGCCGAGATCAGGAGGGAAAAGGGATGGTTCAAAAGGAGGACAGAGGAAGGGAGATGGCTTTAACTCAAAGTTTGCGAAAGGGCAGATGTTGGATGGAGTGGTGAAGAATTTAACGAGGTCAGGAGCGTTTATAACTATaggagaaggtgaagaagggTTTTTACCAACAGCTGAGGAAGCAGATGATGGAATTGGAAGCATGATGATGGGTGGTTCTTCGTTGGAAGCTGGACAAGAGGTTAAGGTTCGTGTGTTACGGATAGCAAGAGGACGTGTTACTCTAACGATGAAAGAGGAAAATGATGGTAAGTTTGACGAAACAACCACTCAAGGGGTTGTGCATACAGCCACAAATCCATTTATGCTTGCTTTCCGTAAGAACGAAGAGATTGCTGCGTTTCTTGACAAGAGGGAGGAAGAGGCTGAGAAGCAACCTGCTGAGAAACCAGTAGAACCTGAAGCTGAAGCCTCTGTCACCACAGGTGAAGTCGAGGAATCTTCATCTGCCTCAGCTGAGGTAACAAGTGAAGAGGTTCCCTCATCAGAAACTCCcaaggtagaagaagaagaagtgatagCGACCAAAGCTGAAGATGAGTTGCCAGAAAAAGAAGAGCAAACGGAAACACTTGCTGCAGCAGCTGTAGCTGAGGAGGTGGTTCCACCAATTCCAGAAACCAAAA GTGAAGAGGAAATTGTTGAGAACTCTATTCCTCCGAATTCAGCCACTGATGAAGTTTCATCTTCAGAAACTGTAGAAAGTGAAGAGGTTGAGAAGGAGGCTTTGGTGGCTGCAGCACCTGTTGCTGAAGGGGAGACTCCTGCCTCTTTTTTCCCAGAAGCTTCTTCCGAGGAAAGTGGCACCACCGCTACTGCTGAAGCGGAGACTCCTGCCTCTTTTTTCCCAGAAGCTTCTTCCGAGGAAAGTGGCACCACCGCTACTGCAGATGAAAGCATCAAAG GCATATCACCAGCTCTAGTGAAGCAGCTCAGAGAAGAAACAGGGGCAGGAATGATGGACTGCAAGAATGCTCTCTCAGAGAGTGAAGGCGATATGGTCAAAGCTCAGGAGTACCTCCGCAAGAAGGGACTAGCAAGCGCAGACAAGAAAGCAAGCAGAGCCACAGCAGAGGGAAGGATCGGTGCTTATATCCACGACAGCAGAATCGGTGTCCTCTTGGAGGTTAATTGTGAAACTGATTTTGTCTCGCGTGGCGACATCTTCAAGGAACTTGTTGATGATCTGGCAATGCAG GTGGCTGCGTGCCCTCAAGTAGAGTACCTTGTAACCGAAGACGTTTCCGAAGATAttgtgaagaaggaaaaagagatAGAGATGCAAAAGGAAGATCTTTTGTCGAAACCAGAGcagataagagagaagatagTTGACGGTCGGATAAAGAAGAGGCTAGATGCACTTGCATTGCTTGAGCAACCATACATTAAAGACGATAAGGTGATTGTGAAGGATCTTGTAAAGCAGAGGATTGCAACCATTGGAGAAAACATCAAGGTGAAGAGATTCGTGAGGTACACTCTCGGAGAAGGCCTTGAGAAAAAAAGCCAGGACTTTGCTGCTGAGGTTGCTGCCCAAACTGCAGCTAAACCGAAAgctaaagaagagaaagaacagcCAAAAGCTGAAGAGGTCAAGGAAGCAAG TCCAGCAGCTACAGTGGTTTCAGCTGCTCTTGTGAAGCAACTGCGTGAAGAGACAGGAGCCGGAATGATGGACTGCAAGAAGGCATTGGCGGAGACAG GAGGAGATCTTGAGAAAGCACAAGAATTCCTCAGAAAGAAGGGTCTCTCATCAGCAGATAAAAAATCAAGCCGGCTTGCAGCAGAAGGGAGAATCGGCTCATACATCCACGACTCTCGGATTGGAGTTCTGATTGAAGTGAACTGTGAGACAGATTTTGTCGGAAGAAGCGAGAAATTCAAGGAATTGGTTGATGATCTTGCAATGCAAGCAGTGGCTAATCCACAG GTGCAATATGTTTCGATAGAGGACATTCCAGAGGAGATAAAGCAGAAAGAAAAAGCGATTGAGATGCAAAGAGAGGATCTTTTGTCGAAACCAGAGAACATAAGGGAGAAGATTGTTGAAGGGAGGATCTCAAAGAGGCTTGGAGAAATGGCATTGCTTGAGCAGCCTTTCATTAAAGACGACAGTGTTCTGGTTAAGGATCTGGTGAAGCAAACGGTGGCTACCCTTGGAGAAAACATCAAAGTCAGAAGGTTTGTGAAATTTACTCTTGGAGAAGATAACTGA
- the LOC104717294 gene encoding 26S proteasome regulatory subunit 4 homolog A, whose translation MGQGPSGGLNRQGDRKPDGGGDKKEKKFEPAAPPARVGRKQRKQKGPEAAARLPTVTPSTKCKLRLLKLERIKDYLLMEEEFVANQERLKPQEEKAEEDRSKVDDLRGTPMSVGNLEELIDENHAIVSSSVGPEYYVGILSFVDKDQLEPGCSILMHNKVLSVVGILQDEVDPMVSVMKVEKAPLESYADIGGLEAQIQEIKEAVELPLTHPELYEDIGIKPPKGVILYGEPGTGKTLLAKAVANSTSATFLRVVGSELIQKYLGDGPKLVRELFRVADDLSPSIVFIDEIDAVGTKRYDAHSGGEREIQRTMLELLNQLDGFDSRGDVKVILATNRIESLDPALLRPGRIDRKIEFPLPDIKTRRRIFQIHTSKMTLSDDVNLEEFVMTKDEFSGADIKAICTEAGLLALRERRMKVTHPDFKKAKEKVMFKKKEGVPEGLYM comes from the exons ATGGGGCAAGGACCATCCGGAGGATTGAATCGTCAAGGAGATCGGAAACCTGATGGTGGTGGagataagaaagagaagaagtttgagcCGGCGGCACCACCGGCTCGTGTCGGGAGGAAGCAAAGGAAGCAGAAAGGTCCTGAGGCGGCGGCGAGACTCCCGACGGTGACTCCGTCTACTAAGTGTAAGCTCCGGCTACTGAAATTAGAGCGGATCAAGGATTATTTGTTGATGGAGGAAGAGTTTGTGGCGAATCAAGAGAGGTTGAAGCCTCAGGAAGAGAAAGCTGAGGAAGATAGATCTAAGGTTGATGATCTTCGTGGTACACCTATGAGTGTTGGGAATTTGGAAGAGCTTATTGATGAGAATCACgcaattgtttcttcttctgttggaCCTGAGTACTACGTTGGGATTTTGTCGTTCGTTGATAAAGATCAGCTTGAGCCTGGGTGTTCGATTCTGATGCATAATAAG GTTCTCTCTGTTGTTGGGATTCTACAAGATGAAGTGGATCCAATGGTGTCTGTTATGAAAGTTGAGAAGGCTCCTTTGGAGTCATATGCTGATATTGGAGGTTTAGAAGCTCAGATTCAGGAGATTAAGGAAGCTGTTGAGCTTCCTCTGACTCATCCTGAGTTGTATGAAGATATTGGTATCAAGCCACCCAAGGGTGTGATTTTGTATGGTGAGCCAGGCACTGGGAAGACTTTGCTTGCTAAG GCGGTGGCTAATTCTACATCAGCTACTTTCTTGAGAGTTGTTGGTAGTGAGCTGATTCAGAAGTATTTGGGAGATGGTCCTAAGCTTGTGAGGGAGCTTTTCAGAGTTGCCGATGACCTTTCACCATCAATCGTCTTCATAGATGAGATTGATGCTGTTGGTACCAAGCG GTATGACGCTCACTCAGGAGGTGAACGTGAGATCCAAAGAACTATGTTGGAACTTCTGAACCAGCTTGATGGTTTTGATTCAAGAGGAGATGTTAAGGTCATCCTTGCAACAAACAGAATCGAGAGTCTTGACCCGGCACTGCTTCGACCTGGAAGGATTGATAGGAAAATCGAGTTCCCTCTTCCAGATATCAAAACAAGAAGACGTATCTTCCAG atacaCACATCGAAGATGACTCTCTCTGACGATGTAAACCTGGAAGAGTTTGTGATGACAAAAGACGAGTTCTCAGGAGCTGATATAAAGGCTATATGCACTGAGGCTGGTCTACTTGCCCTCAGGGAACGTCGTATGAAG GTGACGCATCCAGATTTCAAGAAAGCAAAGGAGAAGGTTATgttcaagaagaaagaaggcGTCCCTGAAGGCCTCTACATGTAA
- the LOC109126805 gene encoding uncharacterized protein LOC109126805: MRKYLLFLVLVLISVDSINSTRSILFRKFNIEIVNQLKFHKKLKVHCKCKNYDFPITYLNIGESFKFKFIIYPKTLYWCYLWQGPNYKHHVVFDAFLANVLFIDHTCSGIDPNVCRWTAKEQGVYVHDTLGEFFMYGWKPKNQREITPVNAPTTELDPYI, translated from the exons ATGAGAAAATATTTGCTATTTTTGGTTCTTGTCCTCATTTCAGTTGATTCTATAAATTCTACAAGATCTATTCtcttcagaaaatttaataTCGAAATTGTAAACCAGCTTAAGTTtcacaaaaaattgaaagttcaCTGCAAGtgtaaaaattatgattttccaATTACCTATCTTAACATAGGcgaaagttttaaatttaaatttataatttatccAAAAACTCTATATTGGTGTTATTTATGGCAG gGACCAAATTATAAACATCATGTGGTTTTTGATGCATTCCTcgcaaatgttttatttatagatCATACATGTAGTGGAATAGATCCCAATGTGTGTAGGTGGACTGCAAAAGAACAAGGAGTATATGTGCACGACACCCTAGGAGAATTTTTTATGTATGGATggaaaccaaaaaatcaaagagaaatcaCTCCAGTCAATGCACCTACAACAGAATTGGATCCATACATTTAA
- the LOC109126993 gene encoding uncharacterized protein LOC109126993: MKKCFLIFFLILLSFDSINSYLMPPLFRKFNVEIVNQLKFHKKMKVHCKSRSHNFPITYLNIGESFQFKFTILSKTKYWCNLWQGPNYKHYVVFDAFRPDKDFIDGTCTGMHPNVCRWTAKEEGVYVRNKKFEGEYFMYSWDAPTNIGEITPVSSFAVESKFDS; the protein is encoded by the exons atgaaaaaatgtttcctaattttttttcttatcctcCTTTCTTTTGATTCTATAAACTCTTATTTGATGCCTCCTCTTTTTAGAAAATTCAATGTTGAAATAGTAAATCAACTTAAGTTTCACAAGAAAATGAAGGTTCATTGCAAAAGCAGAAGCCACAATTTTCCAATCACCTATCTTAATATTGGCGAAAGTTTTCAGTTCAAATTTACTATCCTTTCAAAAACTAAGTACTGGTGTAATTTATGGCAG GGACCAAATTACAAACACTATGTGGTTTTTGATGCGTTTCGTCCTGACAAAGATTTTATTGATGGTACATGCACTGGAATGCACCCTAATGTTTGTAGATGGACCGCAAAAGAAGAAGGAGTTTATGTCcgtaataaaaaatttgaaggaGAATATTTCATGTATAGTTGGGATGCTCCAACAAATATAGGAGAAATAACTCCAGTTAGTTCATTTGCGGTTGAATCTAAGTTTGATTCATAG
- the LOC104717295 gene encoding uncharacterized protein LOC104717295 → MNHIKQFFLAIYIFLAVTCQDHVLASRATTKDIIVPKISEWQVTVVNGLTTNETLFIHCKSKEDDLGEISLIRFRDRFSWNFGENMLHSTLFWCYMSKDDGHMSVNVFWDDVILFHRCGWKNCVWTAKTDGLYLWNYASGEDVLSEKWEVGW, encoded by the coding sequence atgaatcacatcaaacaattttttttggcaatctACATATTTCTAGCCGTAACATGCCAAGATCATGTTTTAGCCAGCAGAGCCACGACGAAAGACATCATAGTCCCGAAGATTTCCGAGTGGCAAGTCACGGTGGTTAACGGTTTGACCACTAATGAAACTCTTTTCATCCATTGTAAATCTAAGGAAGACGATCTAGGTGAAATTAGTCTGATCAGGTTTAGAGATAGATTTTCTTGGAACTTCGGAGAAAATATGCTTCACTCAACTTTGTTTTGGTGCTATATGAGCAAAGATGATGGTCATATGAGTGTAAACGTGTTTTGGGATGATGTTATTTTGTTCCATAGATGTGGTTGGAAGAATTGTGTTTGGACCGCAAAGACTGATGGCCTTTATCTTTGGAATTATGCGAGCGGTGAAGATGTATTGTCGGAGAAATGGGAAGTTGGATGGTGA